The DNA sequence CGCCTGAAAGCAATGTCGATGGAATAACTTCTGAATCTGGTGGAGAGATAGATATTGCTGATCTGACCTACCTGGTATCCTATCTGTTTACCGGGGGTGGTGCACCTGACGGTTGTTGGTAGGAGTTCGCAATACTGAGTAGATAGCTTGACGGCCACTTCTTATCATAAGAAGTGGCCGTTCTCTTCTGTTTTTAAGGACGCTTTCGACTATTCGACTGAAAGCTACACATCAATCAGTGTAGGGCTGATTATGAGATGGGGTGCGAAGACTCCCCTAACCAAGAAGTGAAAACGCTTCGGGAAGGAAATCCACAATATCCCCGGCGATCATTGATCGCTCACTGAGTTCCATCGCCGCAAAATCTCCCGCCAAGCCATGAAGATATGTTCCGCATATGGCAGCATCGATGGTCGACATCCCCTGCGCCAATAGTGAACCAATCGCTCCCGTCAGGACATCGCCACTGCCGCCGGTAGCCATACCGTTATTGCCGGTCGGATTCAAGTAACACGAACCGTCCGGGCTTGCTACCAATGTCGGGCTGCCTTTCAAAACCAAAATACAATTTAGTTCTTTGGCTGATGAAATCGCGAGGGGAATACGTTCATGAATGTCGTCAGGTACTGCCTGGCCGGTTAGACGTTTGAACTCGCCCGGATGGGGCGTGATGATCAGCTCTGCAGTATCAGTACACGCTTTGAGCAAATCAGTTTTACCGGCGAAAGCGTTGATGCCGTCGGCATCAATCACAGTCGGTTTGTCCAGGTTAGAAAGAAGCCTTCGTATCAATTCTGCGGTCTCATGATGCGTCCCAATTCCGGGACCAACAGCCACGGCGCTATGTTCGGCGGCCAGTTTGCGTACGCCGCCCAGTCCACGCAGAGCCAAGGTTCCTTTCTTGGCCACATCCGGCAAGGGGAATGAAGTAGCCTCGGCCACAAGCGAGGCAATGATTGGCAGCATTGTCTTAGGACAGCCAATCATTACCAACCCGCATCCGGATCGCAGGGCAGCTTTTGCCGCCAATGCGGCCGCTCCCGTCATACCGATGGAACCAGCCAATACAAACAGCTTTCCGAAATCACCTTTATGGCCGTCCGGCTTGCGTTCGGGTAACTTTGTTGTGACCATCTCCTGTGTAATCAACGATGTGGACAGGTTACACCTGTCAATCACTTCGTCCGGTACCCCAATTGGTACAATACGCACATGACCGGCTAGCTCACGACCCGGCGTCACATAGAGACCATACTTTGGCAAGGCCAGCGAGAAAGTAAAATCAGCACGTACAACACTACCATCGTGCTGTCCCGTATCGGCATTGAGGCCGGAGGGCATATCCACTGCAATGATTGTTGCTGTCTCCTGGCGGTTGATGTAGTCGATCAATTCTCCCGTCAAACCGCGCGGTGTGCCTGCAAAACCAGTTCCGAAGATAGCGTCAATCAGGTAATCGCATTCAAGCTGTGGTGGTAGATGATCAATGGAGGTGACTTCTTCGAGATTCATACCACTACCGGCCGCTCGGTCGAAGTTCAGTCGTGCATCATGAGAAAGCTTGTCTATCGGTCCGATGAAATAGAACCGAACTTCGGCTCCCATCTCGGACAAATACCGGCCAACCACGAATCCGTCGCCGCCGTTGTTTCCTTTACCGCAGATTATCGCGATGCTGGTTCCCCGAACGTTGCCGATGACCAGATTGGCCAACTGTCGAGCGATACCGCGTCCAGCGTTTTCCATTAGTTCCGGACCGGGGATGCCGTAGTTGTTGATGGTCTCACTGTCGATGCGGCGCATCTGTTCCGATGTGACCAGTTTCATAAACAAGCTACTTGATAGATTTTTTTGTCTTACGGGTCTTTTTGGGGCTTACTTTTTCTTTAGTGCCATTGGCAGCAGAAAGCGCGAACTTCACTGCGGGCAGCAATTCTGAGAAGAACTTCAATTTGATACCCTTTTTGATCTCCGGCGCCAGCTCCCGGGTATCCTTACGATTGTCCTCAGGGACCAAAACAACCTCGATTCCGGCACGATATGCGGCCAGAAGCTTTTCTTTGAGTCCGCCGATAGGCAGAATCGTTCCGCGCAGAGTGATCTCGCCAGTCATGGCCATACAGGGTTTGACCGCCCGACCGGTCAATAGCGAAGCAAGCGCCACAACCATAGTAATGCCTGCCGATGGGCCGTCCTTGGGGGTAGCTCCGGCTGGGACATGAATATGTATTTCGCGATCCTCGAAAACTTGAGGGTCGATTTTCAGAGCGGTGCAATTAGATCGGATGAATGAAAGTGCTGCCTGCGCTGACTCTTTCATCACATCACCAAGTTGCCCGGTAAGGGTCATAGTCTTCTTGCCCGGCATAGAGGTAGCCTCAATAAAGAGCAGTTCACCACCCACCGAAGTATAGGCCAGACCAGGTACAACGCCGACCAGTCCCTGACGGCTGAGCACCTCACGAGTGAACCTCTGCGGTCCGAGTAGCTTGGGGATGTCCTTCCCTGTGACCGTGATTTTCTTCTTTGCCCCGGCCGCTACCTTGCGAGCCGCCTTGCGACAAACTGCAGCGATCTCCCGCTCCAGATTCCTCAGTCCAGCCTCTCGCGTGTAATCTTCGATAATGACCTTGACGGCCGAATCGTTCAAGACCAGGTTCTTTCTTGTCAATCCGTGATTGTCGAGTTGTTTGACGATAAGGTGTCGCCTGGCAATCGCTAGCTTCTCCAGGTCGGTATATCCGGGCAGACGGATCGTCTCCATGCGATCACGCAATACCGGCGGGATCGGTTCCAGCCAATTGGCGGTCGTAATGAACATTACCTTGGACAGATCAAACGGAATCTCCAGATAATGATCAGAGAACGAGTCGTTTTGTTCCGGATCAAGAACTTCCAGCAGAGCGGATGAAGGATCGCCACGGAAATCCGAACCGAGCTTATCAATTTCGTCGAGCATAATCACCGGGTTATTGGATCCGCATCGTTTGATAGACTGGATAACGCGTCCCGGCATAGCACCTATATATGTCCGCCGATGACCTCTTATTTCCGCCTCGTCACGCATCCCGCCTAGTGAGACACGGGCGAATTCCCGTCCCATCGCACGGGCGATAGACTTACCCAACGATGTTTTACCTACTCCGGGAGGACCAACAAAACATAGAATCGGTCCCTTGATATCGGCCTTGAGCTTTCGCACGGCCAGATGTTCTAGGATGCGATCCTTGACCTTTTCCAGATCAAAGTGGTCTTCATCGAGAACCTTCTTGGCCCGTCGCAGATCAAGTTTGTCTTCTGTAGATTTGTTCCATGGCAAAGTGACGAGGATGTCGAGATAGGTTCGCGCCACTGTGTACTCAGCTGAAGAAGGATTCATATGTGACAGGCGGTCTAGTTCCTTGCGAGCCGCCTGTTCAGCGCTCTCCGGCATTTCCGCTTCGATAATGCGTGTATCGAACTCATCGAGTTCGGAAGTTTCGTCACCGTCACCAAGTTCTTTCTTGATCGCCTTCAACTGTTCACGCAGGATATAATCCCGCTGCGACTTGCCGAGTTCGCTGGCGGCCTGGGCTTGAATCTTGTGTGACAGCTCCAGTACCTCGATCTCTTTGAGAATCGCGGCGTACAGCTTGCTTAAACGCCGATGGACATCAGCCTCAGCCAGAAGGTCCTGTTTATGGGCCATGGAGATATTCAAGTTCGAGGCGACATAATCAGCCAGCTTGGATGGCGTGTCCTGATTGATAGCGGAGAGATGAAACTCATCGGTCAGGTAGGGTGCCAAATCGGAGAGAGACTTGATACGCTCCAGAACAATGCGTTGCAACGCCTCAAGTTCCACTGCGTCATGTTCGGTATCCGGGACTTCCTCGACTTCGGCCAGCATAAGTTTGTCTGAGCCGGTGAATTTCCGAATGCGAATACGGGTAAGTCCTTGAATAAGAAAACGAACCGTACCGTCCGGAAAACGCAACATCTTAAGAATACTGCCACTGCACCCGTCGTGGTAAAGATCGTCGGGACCGGGGTTTTTCTGTTCTTGATCTTTCTGGAGAAACAGTCCGATCCTGGAGCCGCGCATAAGGGCGTCATCAACCAAACGCGCCTGATCAGTATCCTGAATCATCAGGGGAACGACCAGGTAAGGAAACACCAGCGTTTCCTTCAGGGGCAAGATTGGCAAAACGCGCGAATCAACTATTTGCAATTTCTGGTCTTCATCGGTCGTATCAATCACTTTTTCCTCACACACTTGGGAAGAGCCTCGCATTAGGCTCTCTACCAATATCGGCAAACAAGGCTAACATATCAACAACAGACATATCACCCAAATGTTCAGGTTATCGACCCGTCGGCGACATAACGCTCCCACTAAACATTGAACCGAAACAAAATAACATCGCCATCCTGGACAATATACTCCTTACCTTCGAGGCGGGTTTTGCCGGCCGCTTTCAACGCTGCGAGAGTTTTGTACTCAATATAGTCATCGTAGGGAGTTACTTCGGCTCGAATGAATCCCTTCTCAATGTCCGAGTGCACCGCTCCGGCCGCCTTCTGTGCGATAGTACCCGCCTTGATTGTCCAAGCCCTGGTCTCTGGTTTGCCGGTCGTCAGGAACGATATCAATCCCATCAATCGGTATGATTTCTTGATAACCTGTTCTACGGCAGGCGTAGCGATGCCCAGGTCGGCCATAAACTCAGCCTGTTCGTCAGGCTCGAGGGTTGCAAGTTCTGCCTCGATCCTACCACAAATTACTACCAGTTCGCGTCGGCCCTCGGTCACCATTGTGGCGTACTGTTGGTATATCTCTTCAGCCCTGCCGATGTCTTCCTCGGCGATGTTGAGTACAATCAATACTGGCTTCTGCGAAAGGAAAGTATACCCGCGCAACATCTTCTCATCGGCCGCATCCAGCTCGAACCCGATCAGGGGCTTCTCATCTTCCAGCCACTGACGGCACACCTCCAGTAATTCCATTTCACGCGCCGCCGACTTGTCGCCGGTTAGTTTCACCCGTCGTGCTTTCTTTTCGATATTGTTCTCAACAACGGCCAGGTCGGCCAGGATCATTTCATCGATTAACGCCGGAATAAATCGCTTGGGGTCGGCTTGTGAAGA is a window from the Candidatus Zixiibacteriota bacterium genome containing:
- a CDS encoding NAD(P)H-hydrate dehydratase, whose translation is MKLVTSEQMRRIDSETINNYGIPGPELMENAGRGIARQLANLVIGNVRGTSIAIICGKGNNGGDGFVVGRYLSEMGAEVRFYFIGPIDKLSHDARLNFDRAAGSGMNLEEVTSIDHLPPQLECDYLIDAIFGTGFAGTPRGLTGELIDYINRQETATIIAVDMPSGLNADTGQHDGSVVRADFTFSLALPKYGLYVTPGRELAGHVRIVPIGVPDEVIDRCNLSTSLITQEMVTTKLPERKPDGHKGDFGKLFVLAGSIGMTGAAALAAKAALRSGCGLVMIGCPKTMLPIIASLVAEATSFPLPDVAKKGTLALRGLGGVRKLAAEHSAVAVGPGIGTHHETAELIRRLLSNLDKPTVIDADGINAFAGKTDLLKACTDTAELIITPHPGEFKRLTGQAVPDDIHERIPLAISSAKELNCILVLKGSPTLVASPDGSCYLNPTGNNGMATGGSGDVLTGAIGSLLAQGMSTIDAAICGTYLHGLAGDFAAMELSERSMIAGDIVDFLPEAFSLLG
- the lon gene encoding endopeptidase La, with amino-acid sequence MRGSSQVCEEKVIDTTDEDQKLQIVDSRVLPILPLKETLVFPYLVVPLMIQDTDQARLVDDALMRGSRIGLFLQKDQEQKNPGPDDLYHDGCSGSILKMLRFPDGTVRFLIQGLTRIRIRKFTGSDKLMLAEVEEVPDTEHDAVELEALQRIVLERIKSLSDLAPYLTDEFHLSAINQDTPSKLADYVASNLNISMAHKQDLLAEADVHRRLSKLYAAILKEIEVLELSHKIQAQAASELGKSQRDYILREQLKAIKKELGDGDETSELDEFDTRIIEAEMPESAEQAARKELDRLSHMNPSSAEYTVARTYLDILVTLPWNKSTEDKLDLRRAKKVLDEDHFDLEKVKDRILEHLAVRKLKADIKGPILCFVGPPGVGKTSLGKSIARAMGREFARVSLGGMRDEAEIRGHRRTYIGAMPGRVIQSIKRCGSNNPVIMLDEIDKLGSDFRGDPSSALLEVLDPEQNDSFSDHYLEIPFDLSKVMFITTANWLEPIPPVLRDRMETIRLPGYTDLEKLAIARRHLIVKQLDNHGLTRKNLVLNDSAVKVIIEDYTREAGLRNLEREIAAVCRKAARKVAAGAKKKITVTGKDIPKLLGPQRFTREVLSRQGLVGVVPGLAYTSVGGELLFIEATSMPGKKTMTLTGQLGDVMKESAQAALSFIRSNCTALKIDPQVFEDREIHIHVPAGATPKDGPSAGITMVVALASLLTGRAVKPCMAMTGEITLRGTILPIGGLKEKLLAAYRAGIEVVLVPEDNRKDTRELAPEIKKGIKLKFFSELLPAVKFALSAANGTKEKVSPKKTRKTKKSIK
- a CDS encoding YchF family ATPase, with translation MKLGIIGKPQCGKTTIFNAASGQQEAVGDYSQASHRAIIKVPDERVGGLAELDQPKKTTLAEIEFLDAPGFTGKGKESGALEVSHELRMMDALVMVIDAFSSQADPKRFIPALIDEMILADLAVVENNIEKKARRVKLTGDKSAAREMELLEVCRQWLEDEKPLIGFELDAADEKMLRGYTFLSQKPVLIVLNIAEEDIGRAEEIYQQYATMVTEGRRELVVICGRIEAELATLEPDEQAEFMADLGIATPAVEQVIKKSYRLMGLISFLTTGKPETRAWTIKAGTIAQKAAGAVHSDIEKGFIRAEVTPYDDYIEYKTLAALKAAGKTRLEGKEYIVQDGDVILFRFNV